DNA sequence from the Uloborus diversus isolate 005 chromosome 1, Udiv.v.3.1, whole genome shotgun sequence genome:
GGATTTGATATTGTGATCAGCTGAATCTGAAAAGTCTTGAAATTTACACAGGTAAGCTCAGTTTATTATTATACCTGTTGtaaatattgcattgaatgaaAATGACAAGTACATTAGAAATCCTAAAGAAGAAACGCGGAGGTTTAAGAACACAGACTTCAAAACTGTGTAACAAAATAGATACAGCACTAGAAAGTGAGGAAATCGCAGCAGAgcagaaaattgatcttttaagtatttataaagaccaattaaatgaaaagtacgactgcttgaaaaaattaaattcggaTATCCAAGATCTGACTGCCGAgtcagaatttgaaaatgaaatagaaacttcTGAACATTATAGCGAAAGAATAATAGAATTTCGGTATAAGAttactaagtttttaaatgaacgtGCTGCTGAAAGTCGAAAGGAATTGTTTGAGTCATCAATCTCGAAAGATGAAAGTAATTCTCAATCCTTCAAAATTGAGCGTTGTATGAAACTTCCTAAACTTACCATACATAAGTTTTATGGGGACAGCAGTTGCTGGTTGGAATTTTGGGGCCAATTTTCTAATgccattgataaaaacaaaagtttatctcctatcgacaaattttcatatttgaaatctCTACTTGGTGGCAGCGCTTATAATGCTGTTGCAGGATTTTCACTTACGGCAGAAAATTACAAATCAGCTGTAGATTTGTTGAAAAACAGATATGGTAGAAATGATTTAGTCATTAATGCGCATATGAGTaagctgttaaatttaaaaccagTGAAAAATTCCTATCACATAAGGGACTTAAGGGAACTTTATGATAATGTTGAAGttcaaattcgaaatttaaactcCCTCGGTGTTACAGCCGGTAGTTACGGACACTTGCTTGcacctattttattgaaattaattccaACTGAAATGGCCCTGGATTTCAATCGTAAACGGTCAAGTATGACAGATATGGACATCGATGAACttctaacatttataaaaaaCGAAGTTCAATCTCGTGAAGCAACAATTCATCTgcagaattctgaaaaatattcttcaagtagtaaaaaagaaaaaaataaacagcagacTAGTAATTACAAATGGGATATTCCCACGACTTCTACATTAACTGcaaattcaaaaagtgtttgtatATTTTGTGATTCAACAGAACATGATTCGAAATCATGCAAGTCGAAGCCTATTTCTGACAAACGTGAAAAATTGCGGAAGACTGGGCGATGTTATGTTTGTTTTCGTAAATATCACCTATcctcaaattgcaaatttaaaactgaGAGCTGCAAAATATGCAATGGTAACTTTCATCACACATCAATTTGTACCAATAAAACTTTCAAACCCGCAAATGTAAACAGAGATACTGGGGGAGAATCAATTATTGCTTCAGTTTCTCATTGtcggaaaaatattactaatgtaaatactaaagaagtaattttgcaaacttcaTGCGTGAAGGTGGAATCTGATTCGAATTCTaaattgtctttaattctttatgACACGGGAAGTCAAAAAACTTATGtcacagaaaatttaatttcagaattaaacCCTCCAGTTTTAAGGCAAGAAAGACTTCAGATATTTTCATTTGGAGCTTTTAAaccgcaaattaaaaattttgatgtcgTTGAGTTGAAGTTATCTCATGTAGATGATAAATCGCGTTGTATTCATATTGAAGCGTTAGTAACAGATGTGATTTCGAGTGTTAGTATTCACTCCCCACCAATTAGCAAAGAAGTTATGACTAAACTAGTGTCATACAAGTTTTCGAGTTGTGATAACGTAGGTGGTTCTCAAATCGAGTTATTAATTGGTGCGGATTATTTTTACCAAATCTGTTATGGTCCGGTTGAAAAGTTAACAAAATCACTCTCTTCTGTGTGATAGTTTGTTGGGGTACTCGCTTTGCGGTTTTGTAGAGGATGGGTCAATGAAAGGGGAAAGAAAATCTGTTTGTAGTTTCTCAGTCGTAAGTAGCAAGCAAAGCCCTGATAATGAGCTCGAAAGCTTAAGATTTTTGTGGGAATTGGAATCACTCGGGATTATGCAATCTAGGGAAAATGTTTCAGAAGtagaaaaggaaataattgataaatttgaatctaacttaaagtttgtatatAACAGATACGAAACTTCTTTATTATGGAAGGAAGATAAGTCTAAAGTTGCGAATAATTTCAGAATTGCAAGAAATCGCTTTGACGATTTAAGTAGAAAACTTGAAAAGGACATTAATTTATTTGATAGTTATAGAGCTATTGTTTTGGAACAGGAACGTAATAGGGTTATAGAACCATGTTCTGATTCAAAAATCGAAAATAGTTATTTCATGCCTCATAGACCAGTAGTAAGAGAGGATAAGGTAACCTCTAAAGTTAGAATGGTGTTTGATGCTTCTTCaaaggagaaacatttaaattctttgaatgaTTGTTTATTCCCCGGACCTAATCTTAATCCAAACGTTCTTGATATAATACTTAGTTTTAAGAAACATAATATTGCATTTTGCGCCGATTTAGAAAAGGCTTTTTTGCAAATTGGAATTGCGGAAGAGGACAGGAATTACCTGAAATTTATATGGTTTAGTAACGAAAGgggtgaattaaaatttatgagatTTTCGAGGGCGGCTTTTGGGGTAAGCTGTTCCCCCTTTATTTTGGCTTCTACGATCaagcatcatattaaaaaatatgaaaatcatccccaagtagttaatattttggaTTCATCCATTTATGTAGATGATTTGATATCTGGTGCGAAATCTGATAAAGAAGTGTATTACATATCATCGACagcttcagatatttttaaagaagctgGAATGAATTTGCGGAAATTTAATACTAATTCCGTAAAACTTCGAAAAATGTGGGAAGAAAAGGGAATGTGTGAAACAGCTGAACTTCGTAATGATACCTTAAAGATCTTGGGTTTACTATGGAATaccaattctgatagcttgcattTTGACGTTCCAGACTTTCGCGAGGATTGTAAAATCAATCCATCAAAACGcgttgttttgaaaactgttctaaAGATATTTGATCCTCTTGGAATTCTTTTACCATTTACTGTTAGGATGAAAAGTTTGATGCAAGAAACTTGGCAGCGAGGTATAGGATGGAACGAAAACTTACCTAATGATCTAAAATACGAGTGGGAAAGTTGGTGTTCAGAAATTGATCATTTACCAAAGTTTGAGATACCTCGTAAATATTTTCCGGGgggtttagaaaattttgataccatagaacttcacattttttctgaTGCAAGTCCTAAGGCTTATGGTGCTGTTGCATATTTTCGATGTGCCAAAATTGATAATGAAATTCGGACCAGTCTTGTTTGGGCAAAATGTAGGGTTTCCCCTATAAAACGTTTGACAATCCCTCGCCTCGAACTTATGGGTGCGATAATAGCTGCTAGGatgtgcaaatatttaaaaactgtttttagttctcatgTTTTAGATGTCCATATTTGGTCAGATTCCATTGTCGCGCTACATTGGATAAAGGGTTCACCGATAAACTGGAAGCCATTTGTGGCAAATAGGGTAGAAGAAATACAGTCTTTGACTAACCCCAGAATTTGGAATTTTACTCCAGGGAAAGCCAATCCTGGAGATTTGTTAACCAGAGGGGAAAGTTTAACTAGTCTTGTAGAAAATACATTATGGTTTGAAGGTCCAGATTGGTTATCAATGCCTAAAGAAAGGTGGCCGAAGCATGACATTCTTCCCAGCATCAATGattatttgattgaaaagagGTCCAAATTAAATTCTATTCAGCTTTCCTGCAATGTTAAATTACTTACAGAACCATTGCTGGATTTAGGAAAATTTAGTAAACTTAATCGTGTATCACCGCTTGGATTTTCAGATTccttaataacattaataagaaaaagactAAGCTGTCAGGTGAGCTTACTACTGCAGAAATTACAAAATCGGAAAAATATTGGTTAAAGTTAACTCAACAAACTGTGTTCACTCTTGAGATTGAAGACCTGAAACGGGAAGAACCtatcaataaaaattctcctttatacAATTTAAACCCTAAATTGGATGAAGATGGTTTATTATATTTATCGGGAAGACTTCGCTTATCTGGTCTGcctctaagggaaaaaaatccttggaTACTCCCGGGCGGGGGAACAATTCACCAAACTGCTAATTCTTCAGGCCCATGAAAAAGTTTATCATTATGGAGTAGCCACAACCTTGGCGCATCTTCGAGAAACATATTACATCATCAAAGGAAGGAAATATGTTAAATCTGTGCTGAAATCTTGCATtatttgcaaaagatttaaaGTTAGACCTGGCAAGGAAGAAATTGCTCCTTTACCGAAGGATAGGATAATTGAATCACCCCCATTTGAGACCTGTGCTGTTGATTTCGCCGGccctatttttatcaaaactaaatcGAGCCCGGAAAAAGCTTACATTGTGCTCTTCACCTGTGGAGTAACTAGAGCTGTTCATCTGGAAGTAGCATCTGACCTCAGCACTGAAACCTTCATCTTAGCtttcaaaagatttgtttcacgTAGAGGACTCTGTAAAATTGTATACAGTGATAATGCCAAGACCTTTATCAAAACTG
Encoded proteins:
- the LOC129218706 gene encoding uncharacterized protein LOC129218706, which codes for MKGERKSVCSFSVVSSKQSPDNELESLRFLWELESLGIMQSRENVSEVEKEIIDKFESNLKFVYNRYETSLLWKEDKSKVANNFRIARNRFDDLSRKLEKDINLFDSYRAIVLEQERNRVIEPCSDSKIENSYFMPHRPVVREDKVTSKVRMVFDASSKEKHLNSLNDCLFPGPNLNPNVLDIILSFKKHNIAFCADLEKAFLQIGIAEEDRNYLKFIWFSNERDDLISGAKSDKEVYYISSTASDIFKEAGMNLRKFNTNSVKLRKMWEEKGMCETAELRNDTLKILGLLWNTNSDSLHFDVPDFREDCKINPSKRVVLKTVLKIFDPLGILLPFTVRMKSLMQETWQRGIGWNENLPNDLKYEWESWCSEIDHLPKFEIPRKYFPGGLENFDTIELHIFSDASPKAYGAVAYFRCAKIDNEIRTSLVWAKCRVSPIKRLTIPRLELMGAIIAARMCKYLKTVFSSHVLDVHIWSDSIVALHWIKGSPINWKPFVANRVEEIQSLTNPRIWNFTPGKANPGDLLTRGESLTSLVENTLWFEGPDWLSMPKERWPKHDILPSINDYLIEKRSKLNSIQLSCNVKLLTEPLLDLGKFSKLNRVSPLGFSDSLITLIRKRLSCQAHEKVYHYGVATTLAHLRETYYIIKGRKYVKSVLKSCIICKRFKVRPGKEEIAPLPKDRIIESPPFETCAVDFAGPIFIKTKSSPEKAYIVLFTCGVTRAVHLEVASDLSTETFILAFKRFVSRRGLCKIVYSDNAKTFIKTDSLLKEIWSKISKAEVQQYFTKNRIVWKFIVPRASWWGGFWERMVRSVKTPLKKVLGRSCLSYEEIQTTLTEIEAVYKWKTFNLRGKRPNFFPDIPSVAEPKSNKKTLTKLLRYRDQILNHFWKRWRTEYLLELRSANRIVPIDTPTKFKIGDVVIVHEDKVPKHMWKIGVVKDLFFGRDSKVRSCAVRTPSGVVRRPIQLLYNLELDIESVTQ